A single Triticum dicoccoides isolate Atlit2015 ecotype Zavitan chromosome 2A, WEW_v2.0, whole genome shotgun sequence DNA region contains:
- the LOC119359071 gene encoding tau-cadinol synthase-like gives MAVSLTPTPPILFSNPFFSSAIATRGNYSSRLPLQASPRPCFPHVQASPVAAKATPSSSIEQETTDVDYDDVAPKMLSSYGPSLWGDYFLNYEPKPLQAYTTPTAGADELGCRDGFLHEYSQIIEQYYSPLGHVGLNYARDRLVEGYIWCYAIYHEKDFALSRIFLTKQLMLISLMDDTYDSHATIEECRLLNAAIQRWDESATSLLPNYLQRFYIELLRIFNEHKREVAIRDTYHVAYARKVFQDLSAYYLQEAEWLHQNHKPSFKDQMSLSAMSIGSPTLCIGLMVGMGDLVTRESFEWAAGYPNVTISCGKIACLMDDIAAFKGGKAKGDITTSIECYMVEHRVTSAVAISKILSLLEDDWKTLNQALFQHHAQLPMVRRIINFANSMPLFYAEKDAYTFNIHLKDTVESLFVETIPM, from the exons ATGGCAGTGAGTTTGACGCCAACACCGCCAATCCTCTTTAGCAACCCCTTCTTCTCATCTGCCATCGCAACCCGTGGCAACTACTCCTCTCGTCTTCCTCTCCAAGCATCTCCTCGCCCCTGCTTCCCCCATGTCCAAGCATCACCTGTGGCAGCGAAAGCTACACCATCCTCTAGTATTGAACAAGAAACAACAGATGTGGATTATGATGACGTTGCTCCCAAGATGTTGTCCAGCTATGGGCCCTCTTTGTGGGGTGACTACTTCCTCAACTACGAGCCAAAACCACTGCAGGCATACACTACCCCCAC cgcgggtgcagatgagctcgggtgcagagatGGATTTTTGCACGAATATTCACAAATCATAGAACAATATTATTCTCCACTAGG ACATGTCGGGCTAAACTATGCTCGGGACCGCCTGGTCGAGGGTTACATTTGGTGCTATGCGATATACCATGAGAAAGATTTTGCGTTGTCCAGAATATTTCTTACGAAGCAGTTGATGCTTATttccctgatggatgacacgtatgATTCCCATGCCACCATAGAGGAATGTCGATTGCTAAATGCGGCCATACAAAG ATGGGATGAGAGTGCCACTTCTCTTCTACCCAACTACCTTCAAAGATTCTATATTGAATTGTTGAGGATATTTAATGAACATAAGCGTGAAGTGGCCATTCGTGACACCTACCATGTTGCCTATGCCCGGAAAGTG TTTCAAGATCTATCAGCTTATTATCTCCAAGAAGCTGAATGGTTACACCAGAATCACAAGCCAAGCTTCAAAGATCAAATGAGTTTATCTGCCATGTCCATAGGATCACCAACATTATGTATAGGTTTGATGGTTGGCATGGGTGATCTAGTGACGAGGGAATCATTTGAGTGGGCAGCTGGTTACCCTAATGTCACCATATCATGCGGGAAGATAGCATGTCTAATGGATGACATTGCTGCATTTAAA GGCGGGAAGGCCAAGGGAGATATAACAACCTCTATAGAGTGTTACATGGTTGAGCATAGGGTCACAAGTGCGGTTGCCATTTCCAAGATCCTTTCACTGCTAGAAGATGACTGGAAAACTCTAAATCAAGCTCTCTTTCAACATCACGCACAACTCCCGATGGTGCGGAGGATTATTAACTTTGCTAATAGCATGCCATTATTCTATGCTGAGAAAGATGCATATACCTTCAATATCCATCTTAAGGATACCGTTGAGAGCCTTTTTGTTGAAACCATTCCCATGTAG